A DNA window from Mastomys coucha isolate ucsf_1 unplaced genomic scaffold, UCSF_Mcou_1 pScaffold21, whole genome shotgun sequence contains the following coding sequences:
- the Spty2d1 gene encoding protein SPT2 homolog, with translation MDFREILLIASKGQGVNHVPKRYSLAVGPPKKDPKVKGVQSAAVQAFLRRKEEELRQKALQEKKRKEELVKKRIELKHDKKARAMAKRTKDNFHGYDGIPIEEKTKKKQVVESHLNQGADQEYDVEEEDFIEYNQASVSGIRKLASNSHPSGRTLNGTNGPGRPAGSSSDPGRPISGSAGSGRPVGSSRGPGQPVNSPHDLRRPMNNLGSLGNPGLPTKPKCTVVSETISSKNIISRSSNGQINGMKPLLSGYRSAQGPQRLPFPTGYKRPREYDDDDDDEYDSEMDDFIEDEGEPQEEISKHIREIFGYDRKKYKDESDYALRYMESSWKEQQKEEAKSLRLGMQEDLEEMRREEEELKRRKAKKLKRH, from the exons ATGGACTTCAGGGAAATCCTCTTGATCGCTTCCAAAGGACAAGGTGTCAATCATGTACCG AAAAGGTACAGTTTGGCGGTGGGACCTCCAAAGAAAGACCCAAAAGTGAAAGGTGTCCAGTCAGCAGCCGTACAAGCTTTCcttaggagaaaagaagaagagcttAGACAAAAAG CCttgcaagagaaaaaaaggaaagaggaactAGTGAAAAAGCGAATTGAGCTCAAACATGACAAAAAAGCAAGAGCTATGGCCAAGAGGACAAAGGACAATTTTCATGGTTATGATGGGATTCCTATtgaggaaaagacaaagaaaaagcaggTGGTGGAAAGCCACCTAAACCAGGGAGCTGATCAGGAGTACGATGTGGAGGAGGAAGACTTCATAGAATACAATCAGGCA TCAGTCAGTGGGATCAGAAAGCTGGCCAGCAATTCACATCCCTCTGGACGAACACTCAACGGCACAAATGGTCCTGGACgacctgcaggcagctcaagTGACCCTGGGCGACCCATCAGTGGATCTGCTGGTTCTGGGAGACCTGTGGGCAGTTCTAGAGGCCCTGGGCAGCCTGTAAACAGTCCACATGACCTTCGACGACCAATGAACAATCTAGGCTCTCTTGG TAACCCAGGCCTCCCCACAAAGCCCAAATGCACTGTTGTCTCAGAAACAATTTCTTCAAAGAATATTATTAGTCGGTCAAGCAATGGACAGATAAATGGAATGAAACCTCTCCTCTCTGGCTACAGATCTGCTCAAG GTCCTCAAAGGCTTCCCTTCCCTACTGGCTACAAAAGGCCTCGAGagtatgatgatgatgatgatgatgaatatgACTCAGAAATGGATGATTTCATCGAAGATGAAGGAGAACCTCAGGAAGAAATATCCAAGCACATTCGAGAAATCTTTGGCTATGACCGAAAAAA ATATAAAGATGAAAGTGACTATGCCTTACGTTACATGGAGAGCAGTTGGAAGGAACAGCAGAAGGAGGAAGCCAagag TTTAAGACTCGGTATGCAAGAGGACTTAGAGGAAATGAGGCGTGAAGAGGAGGAACTGAAACGTCGAAAGGCCAAGAAGCTGAAGCGAcactag